The Candidatus Polarisedimenticolia bacterium genome contains a region encoding:
- a CDS encoding DciA family protein: MEIPRFAPPTGSGSSGTPGSVILLGEWWRAVGPAVARTAAPRGISGGRLLVAVPDARWRDEVAAHRDEILARLRRSGNLHGLHALDLVIEPDLARSDAGPATGSPVPADPGTSAELSGCAAAMDAAVAGRWIAAVSRLLARREREGR; this comes from the coding sequence ATGGAGATTCCCCGTTTCGCTCCGCCGACCGGTTCCGGCTCTTCCGGAACGCCCGGCTCGGTGATTCTCCTGGGGGAGTGGTGGCGCGCCGTCGGCCCGGCGGTGGCGCGCACCGCCGCGCCGCGCGGGATCTCGGGAGGCAGGCTGCTCGTCGCGGTTCCCGACGCGCGCTGGCGGGACGAAGTCGCGGCGCATCGGGACGAGATTCTGGCGCGCCTGCGGAGATCGGGAAATCTCCACGGATTGCACGCGCTCGACCTGGTGATCGAGCCGGATCTGGCTCGATCGGACGCCGGCCCCGCAACCGGCTCCCCGGTCCCGGCCGATCCCGGGACATCGGCGGAGCTCTCGGGCTGCGCCGCCGCTATGGACGCCGCCGTGGCGGGACGCTGGATCGCGGCGGTGAGCCGCCTGCTGGCCCGCCGCGAACGGGAAGGTCGGTGA
- a CDS encoding DUF5668 domain-containing protein, producing the protein MKCYYHPETEAVQECRLCNHPLCPACVVLVKGAPYCPDCLQARVEGPAVPDAPVAAGGEYRSPRAAGWLSVMPGLGLLYLGQYMKALVIGLVFMGAIHFADRSDAGGFLVPLVWFGQIFYAVQEAKRLNRRRAGSAEAVESDLDEAKDSPLWGGILIGLGTLFLLDQFDLIRFTDIFEKFWPVLIIGLGLQILLRGRRKGMDPSRP; encoded by the coding sequence GCTACTACCATCCCGAAACCGAGGCGGTCCAGGAGTGCCGGCTGTGCAACCATCCCCTCTGTCCCGCCTGCGTCGTCCTGGTGAAGGGAGCGCCGTATTGTCCCGACTGCCTGCAGGCGCGCGTCGAAGGGCCCGCGGTCCCCGACGCGCCCGTGGCCGCCGGCGGGGAGTATCGATCGCCGCGCGCCGCCGGATGGCTTTCGGTCATGCCGGGACTGGGGCTTCTCTACCTGGGGCAGTACATGAAGGCGCTGGTGATCGGCCTCGTTTTCATGGGCGCCATCCATTTCGCCGATCGAAGCGACGCGGGGGGATTCCTCGTCCCCCTCGTCTGGTTCGGACAGATCTTTTACGCGGTGCAGGAAGCGAAACGGCTCAACCGGAGGCGCGCCGGAAGCGCCGAGGCCGTCGAGTCCGACCTCGACGAGGCGAAGGACTCTCCGTTGTGGGGCGGGATCCTGATCGGGCTGGGGACGCTTTTCCTGCTGGATCAGTTCGACCTGATCCGGTTCACCGACATCTTCGAGAAGTTCTGGCCGGTCCTGATCATCGGGCTGGGGCTGCAGATTCTTCTGCGCGGACGCAGGAAGGGGATGGATCCCTCCCGGCCCTGA
- the mltG gene encoding endolytic transglycosylase MltG has product MTAAPRRGTRRERSRARSTVKTILIFLGVFLWTPVMMGLVFYYLWSSVPYRGYAGRRLVLEIPRRPAQDVLRILEQRGVIRSGPFGRIYLLATGHTGDLKAGEYLFERPLTAPQVLDKLIRGEIFYHKVTVPEGLRSADIFSIFLREGFGSEEEFHEAFQDVSKIAALDAAATDLEGYLFPDTYLLARGATSRQIVEQMVDHHLGLWTPEWNEQARAVRLTMRDAVTLASLIEKETARPEERGLVSSVFHNRMAKGMKLQCDPTIIYALAMRGRYHGFITRRDLELDSRYNTYAYPGLPPGPIANPGKGALQAALFPDRTEYLFFVSMNNGRHTFSSNLEEHTRAVQKYQR; this is encoded by the coding sequence ATGACCGCGGCGCCGCGCCGGGGGACGCGCCGGGAGCGCTCGCGCGCCCGCTCTACCGTGAAGACGATCCTGATCTTCCTCGGAGTCTTCCTCTGGACTCCGGTGATGATGGGCCTTGTCTTCTATTATCTGTGGTCGTCGGTGCCTTACCGCGGCTACGCGGGGCGCCGTCTCGTCCTGGAGATCCCGCGTCGTCCCGCGCAGGACGTTCTGCGCATCCTGGAGCAGCGGGGGGTGATCCGCTCCGGGCCGTTCGGGAGAATCTACCTGCTCGCCACGGGGCACACCGGCGACTTGAAGGCGGGGGAGTACCTGTTCGAACGTCCCCTGACCGCGCCACAGGTTCTCGACAAGCTGATCCGGGGGGAGATCTTCTATCACAAGGTGACCGTTCCCGAGGGACTGCGCAGCGCCGACATCTTCTCGATTTTCCTCCGCGAAGGGTTCGGATCGGAAGAGGAATTCCACGAGGCGTTCCAGGATGTTTCCAAGATCGCGGCGCTGGATGCCGCCGCGACGGACCTGGAGGGCTACCTGTTCCCCGACACCTACCTTCTCGCCCGCGGGGCGACCTCCCGGCAAATCGTCGAGCAGATGGTCGATCATCACCTGGGCCTCTGGACGCCGGAGTGGAACGAGCAGGCCCGCGCCGTGCGCCTCACGATGCGCGACGCGGTGACCCTCGCCTCTCTGATCGAGAAGGAAACCGCGCGTCCCGAGGAGCGAGGCCTGGTCTCCTCGGTGTTCCACAACCGGATGGCAAAGGGAATGAAACTTCAATGCGATCCGACGATCATCTACGCGCTGGCGATGCGGGGCCGTTACCACGGTTTCATCACGCGCCGGGACCTGGAGCTCGATTCGCGATACAACACCTACGCCTATCCGGGACTGCCGCCCGGCCCGATCGCCAATCCGGGAAAAGGCGCGCTGCAGGCGGCCCTGTTCCCCGATCGGACGGAGTACCTGTTTTTCGTCTCGATGAACAACGGCCGGCATACCTTCTCCTCGAATCTCGAGGAGCACACCCGGGCGGTGCAGAAGTATCAGCGTTGA
- the ruvX gene encoding Holliday junction resolvase RuvX, translated as MSRCLGLDVGERRIGVALSDPLGWTASPLPPIERASWKKDLARIRALLEEHEVARVVVGLPVRLDGTPGKSAERAMDLVRRLRGTTKVPVVTWDERLTTREAERRLIEADVSRARRKEVIDGMAASLILQGFLDAAGAPGEPG; from the coding sequence ATGAGTCGGTGCCTGGGGCTGGACGTGGGCGAGCGCCGCATCGGGGTGGCCTTGAGCGATCCGCTGGGTTGGACCGCCTCTCCGCTTCCGCCCATCGAGCGCGCCAGCTGGAAGAAGGACCTGGCCCGGATCCGGGCGCTGCTCGAGGAGCACGAGGTCGCCCGGGTCGTGGTCGGGCTTCCCGTGCGCCTGGACGGGACCCCGGGGAAGAGCGCCGAGCGGGCGATGGATCTGGTGCGCCGTCTGCGGGGAACCACGAAGGTTCCGGTCGTCACCTGGGATGAGCGCCTCACCACGCGGGAAGCGGAGCGCCGGCTCATCGAGGCGGATGTGAGCCGCGCGCGCCGCAAGGAAGTGATCGACGGAATGGCCGCGAGTCTCATCCTGCAGGGCTTTCTCGACGCGGCCGGCGCGCCGGGAGAGCCGGGATGA